The sequence GCTGTCCTAATACTCTTGCTATGAGggcaggagaaagaaagcataTTTAATCACACCCATAATCAGTctaaaaaagaagtgaaaaactGGCTTTAATTGAGGTGGCAGTCTTACTATATGAAATAGTGATAGGAAGTTGACAGTATTTTATGATTGACATAATTTGTTCTCTATTTCTCTGTCATTCATTAAACTTTGTTATCCTTTGCTAAACCAACATGATTGGTTTTGGCCATGAATCAAGTAAAGGATGATCAAATTCAAAAGTTCAGTGTCTTTCAACAGCTGGTTTGCCTGCTTTCTCTCCCTATTAGCTCATAGTATCTGAGTTTGAAGTCTTACTGCTGGAAAAATGCCACCATTTATTCTTGATAGTTTAACAGTGTTTAAAATAGCTTCATAATGATAATGGAAATGTAAGTATGTATAATATAGAATAGGAACTGTTTTGATAATTTCAGAGAATGGGAAGTGTGATGCTTTAATCTCATTACTTCATAGAGTTTCTTTATAAATTCTGATAATTTTGATCTTAATAGACAATATGACACAATACACAGTATTACAGTAATGTAATATTGAAAATTGATAAGGTGTCTATCAGATTTAAAGTGATATTGTTTAATAGTAAGAAATGTTACTATGTGATTACTtatgatctgaaaaaaaagtaaatgacaTCAAAGAATAtttaagtaggaaaaaaaacagattctttttttgtggAGCTTACAGCTGgctctgttcttgttttgtaCAAAATGGCCTTTTTAATATCCTGCTGTGACTTTGAAACTGCTCAGTAATTCATGAATACATTAGGTTGATATGGCTAGTGGGATGTTTACATTAGAGTATAGTTGTGTATCTTAATCGGAGCTGTCAGGAAAGacaagaaggaagggaagggaacaGTTAAGATAAGCCACATCTACACAAATAATTATGAGCTCTATCCTGTCAGCTCAGGAAGAAGCTTTTGAAAAGGAACATACAACTGGGGGAGTCTCAGTCATGTCCAGTCTAAAGAGCTGGATGGACCCACAGACACCAGGAGGCATTTGTGAAAGAACTAGATTTCCTAGGTTACCTTATCTAAAATCCTTTCTCCTAAAGGTATCAATTTTTATTCTCTTACAGCCCTCTTTGTAGCACTTTCTTACTTGTAATAGTAATAGAAGATGAAGGTGTTATATTTCTGTGCTTAATTGGGAAAATCGCAGATTTATGTCCTGGAATACTTAAGACTCTCTTAAAAACACTCCCTTCTAGGTAGATATTCAAAACCTCTGGGTATGTTTTGGACCTTTTGCAGCCCAAATATTAAATCAGCTATAGAAATGTTCCacctagaggaaaaaaaaaaaagaaatactacctaaaaagttaagaaaaaggagaaatgattatttttttaaaaaatcctccCCAAGAATGCTCATTGCTTTGAATGATGTATACATACACAAGGAGTAGTTTTCTTAGATTGTCCAGCAATTGATGCAGGGTTCAGTTCCACCAGCAGATGTGAAAATAATGTATCAGAATTACTACTTAACTGTGTGCAAATAGTGCATTCCTTATGGCCTgtcaagagaaaaatatgattAGGATCCAGCTACTGCAACAGAATATTAATGACAAATGTATCCCTGAGCAGGAAGTTTGAAATGTCTTATTAAAACATACCCAGTTTCTATATTAACAATATGAATGTAAAAGCTAGTGTATCTCTTATTCAGTATGAAATTAATTATCTGTATTTTACATGTGATAAAATGTTTCCTTGTCACCAACATGTAATTAacccaaaataattttatttattcatttacacACTGCAAGTAGATGTCTGTTAAATCTAGTAGAATCTAGTAGATTCAAGTAGATGTTGTTAAATAAGCAGCAAATTTAGCTTTTGTCACCTTGGATTTTGATTATAAAGCTGTTTTATTCCTGGAGGGAAAAATAAGTTGATTTCCAAGGCTGGATTTGATTAGTTCTTGATCAGAGGATCTCCCAGGTACATGCTGTGTCCTGTGGTGGTTTGACTTCCCACGTCTTTCTACCAGGATATAAAGGTGGTGGACTTTCAAACTGGATCTAAAGGAAagagattgcttttttttttagtgattgTTAAGAAATGTTCTTCTGAGAGACTAGAAGCAATAGCCCTGATACCATTCACGGATGGAATTTCAACTAACGAGAGAGGCTTTGTCTAGCTTTGCACTTATTTTCAACTGGATGTGGTATTCCTCACTATCTTAGTACAAATAACCTAAGTTCGTTCAAACGTAAGTGAGAAGAATGGTGTAACATGTAACCCAAACCTACAGGAACTGGGGCTTTTGTTCCAGCAAGGGCACATGCTGCTGTATGAAAAGCCTTCTTCAATCCTTGCAAGGAGGCTGTGGGAGGTGGGGCTGGTCTCTGCTCCCAAGTAACAGCAATAGGGTAAGAGATGATGGtcttaagttgcaccagagaagactgaggttgggtatttaggaaaaatctcagaaagaacagtgaggcactgacacaggctgcacagggaggggtggctgccatccctggaggtgctcaagaacagcggggatgtggcactgaggaatgtgATCAGCGGCACGGTGGGGGTGGTTTGGGGTTGGACTCGAccatcttagaggtcttttccaacaggAATGATTCTAAGGCCGGCACTGCGAACCCCGCTTTTTTCCCCTCGGCTCCTTCCCGCCTCAGCGCCTCGTGCTCCAGCANNNNNNNNNNNNNNNNNNNNNNNNNNNNNNNNNNNNNNNNNNNNNNNNNNNNNNNNNNNNNNNNNNNNNNNNNNNNNNNNNNNNNNNNNNNNNNNNNNNNGCCCGGTCTCCACTCTCCACGCGCGCAGCCCCTCACCACCTTCCCGCCCGGGGGGAGGGTTCTGTGCCGGGGTGTGGAGCGGAGCGGAGGGCACCGTCCCCGCGGATACATCTGCCGCTCGCTGTCCGCTCCGCAAGGCGGAGAGCCGCGCCCCTCAGCGCCAGGCGGCTCTGAGCGGGCGGCAGCGCGGCGTGCCCGGGGCCGGGATACCCGCAGGTTCGGGAGCCCCAGGAGCTCCGCGTGCGTCTGTCCTCCGCGGGGTTTCCTTTCAGTGGTGTTTCCCCTCAGGGCTCCCCCTGAGGACTCGAGAAGCGCCGGTTCTTTGCTCTGCCCTCAGCGCTGCGCTGCCGTGAGGAGCTGCCACAAGAGGTGGTGCGGCCGCTGCGCTCCGTGACTCACGGCTGTGCGAGAGGCTCACGCGTGTTTCATTGTTGTACAATTAAAGAACGCATCTCTGGGAAGGGAAGCGTGGAACCTCAGCTTCTCACCGAGGCGATTCACACGCGAGGCGCGGGAGCAGACGTAGCATTAGCATAGGAGCCGTGTCAGATCCTGTGCTGCACTGAGTCATGGCGCTGGAGGCGGGTCGGCGCATTGTTAGGAGGCTGTTGTAGAAGAAATTATACTTGTAAGTTTTTTGGAGCGACGGGAGCAATATCTTTCTTATTTGTGCGTAGGAAGGAACTGAGTCAAGTACGACTAGAGAATGTTAATGCTGAGTGTTTATCTCAGTGCTCGTGGAATCCGAGGGAGAGGCCCGCGGTTCCCCACACTAACAGGGTTACATCTAGACTGTGGTTTTCCAAAAGCCCCGAGGTCTCGCACCGACATCATTAAGTGTATTTCTGAAGATGTGGATACACGGTTTTAAAAGGAACATGAAGCTTATTGATAATCACCTTTCACAGTTTTTGATATCCCTCTTATTAAGCATAAACATTTCATGTGGGCATCTTTTCAATAACATAGTTTCTCAGTTCAGTTTATGACACCAAACTTGTTACAGAGGTGCAAAGCGTAATCACCTGGAAATGgaaaattctgtgaaaaatgaatttgatgaCATGCATGACAAGTCACACTCAGTTATCTGAAAATTGAGTCATGTTCTTACAAATCAATGACCTTTGGATGGCTGTTTGAAGATTGCATGTTGGATAAAATTGTTAACGTGGTGCGGAGGAGGAAGgggtgcactgctggcagcaggttgtgcagctctgcagttaCCACATATTAAGGCTGAAATGTGAGCCTGAAGTGCCTCCAAAGGAATGGCAAATAGCTCCTCTCAAAGAGATGTTAAGATGGATAAAGCCTCGGTTAGAAAGAGTGACCCGagagaaatgtttttgtattGAGGTTCTGGAATCAACTCTGGTTGAGAACCATAAAGAGAGTCTTTGCTTTAGAAGGTGGGGGTTCCCTGGAGCTGGCTGTCTCCATGGGGTGCTTTGCAGCACTCATACTTCAGTTACTTGCTGGAGACACGTGGAGGAAGTCAGCAACTTAGAGAGCTGTTGGCTGAAGCTCTGTTTGATTTATCAGAGAGCTCTGCATTAAAGAATCTCTGTTATTTGGACATACTTTAATGCTGTTCTGCTCTGTATGAGTCACTTTCTGGATTTTGTTTACATGCTGTCTCCTCTAGTATGAAAATGTTTAGACTGTTAAAAAGTGTTCGGGTGACTGTGTAGTTTCTGTTCATGTCTGATTTGTTTATTAGGTGTAAGTATTGCTTCCATGTTTGTTAACtattagcatttaaaaatacgAACCcaaaactttgttttgaaaggaaTGCTCATCCAAATGTTTGCTGCATTTTGACATTCACAGCAATGGAACGTGTAGGGCTGTGGGCTGACTCACTTCATTCCTGCACAGAGCTTCGTAGCTTTAAAACTACGTAGCTAGCAAGATGTAAAGTGTGCGCAATTACTTTGACCTCTGCGCCAGAATTAGTCTTTGCAACAGCTAATTTTGATGTGCACAGTGCAGAAATTATTCTCTTAAAATTTGGTCTACCTGTTCTATTGACTTTTCACTGATGAGGTTTAGAAATGTCACTGAATTGCTATTTTGCACCTGTGTGGTTTTGTGCTCAATGTCTTACAACGAGGAAGTGAGGATGTGGAGATTTTCCCACTAGAAACCAATTCTATACCTCTGATATGAATCTTCCACATCATTTGACTTTGGAAGATTATTTAACCAACTATTATAATTCTTTCTTGTACCTTGAGGAGGAAGAGGCTCATGCAGTTGGGAAGATGAAGTTGGCTTTGGAAGTCCACCCCAATGCTCTGGCGTATTCCATGACCACGTTGGGTGCTGGAATGATGAACAGTATCTTTAATTTCTACTACGTCAAGCTTTTCCTAAACCAATACAGAATTTCAGAAGTAGCGTTTCATCAAGCACAGGTATTGTACAATGGATGCGTTGGTTTTCGTGGTGTGTTTGCATCTGTGATATTGTAACAAAGGTgaagttttttggtttgttttgtggtggtatttttttacttattaaTTCCTTTTGAATGCAAAGCAAATGGTTATACAGTACCTTCCTTTTAAGTTTTGTTATTGCATATGCAAGTATATGTACAAGTGAAACACACTGTTTACAATCTGCAGACAAAAATCTTAAACTTTAATTGCTGGGAAGATTAGCTTGAAGTAGTCTTTTGAACTAATCTTGCATCTCAGCTCCAGAGGTACATTTTTGACTAGTGCTTTCCTATGGATTGTTCAAGTACTTAAATACTGCCCCAGTTCTGCAAGTCCTTAGCTGGgtgtgcagctcctgctgtaAATTCTAGCTGGCTCATGTTCTGCATCACTTGCAATGAGTGGGCAAGGTAGGAGCTCTCAGAGGAGTGAGGTTGTAGCCACGGGGGTTCACCTGGCATTGGGCACTGCCTACTTAcgctttcttttttattctatttcataATTGCTGTAAACCTTTAAATACTTTTGATAATTTGGTCCCAAGTCTGTTTTTGCTCTTTTCGTCTCTTATTCTTTAAGTAGAgattctttaaataaatatggtGTTTATTACTTCTTACTTGTATAACCTCTGCAGGGAACTCACACTACTGATCAGTTGTGTTGTTTGTCCCAGGTTGTATTTATGATATGGAACGCCATTAATGATCCACTTTTTGGCTATATTCAAGACAACTCCCAATTGCCATGCTGCTCCAGACGCCAGTTTTCAATTCTGTACGGAGCTCCGCTATACGCGTTGGCCTTTTTGCTTCCTTGGTTTCCTTGGAGACATTATGAAGAAGGTGACTGGCTGAGTGGGCTCCACCTCATTGTTGCATTATGTGCTTTTGATGGTTTGCTTACCTTTGTGCTGCTCGCACAGTGCGCGCTCTTTGCAGAAATTTCAACAAGACATGAAAGCAGGCTTCAGCTTATAAAATACAACCAAGTAGCAACATTAATCGGATCAACAAGCGTTCTCTTTTGTGGCCTGATATCAGATAATATGGaaaattttgcttattttcaggCTTTTGCTGTTTTGATTGCAGCATTAGCAACAGCTTGTATGTATTACACAGGCAAATACAGTACCAGTCAGTATGAGCAGAGAGGAATTCCTGCCGAGAATGCTGATCGAGGCAATGGTGACAGAGCTCTCTCCTGGTCCTCGGTGATCTCATTAACCAAACAGATTATGACAgagaaaaactttttattttttgttactatGAACTTCTTCCAAGTTTTCCACTTAGCCTTCTGCAACAATTTTATGATGATCTTTGCGGATAATCTCATTCCTCAGGATGTCCTTTCTTCTTCTATAAGAAGCATCATGTATGGAGCAGGCTTCATTTGTCCTCAGGTAGGCAGGATCATGTTTTGAATTTCAGAATACAGGAATGTGTTTTGTCTGTCCTCGTTAGATGAAGGTATCTGTTCACACTGCTTGTTGAAAGAATGCTGTATCCTACACGAACAATTGGCCATACTGAGAAGCAAATCTAGTTCACCAATGCTCTAAAAGAAGAGAGTACCCATAGGTACAGTCTAACCGGGTGAAAGGCTGGGTTAGTGAGAAGGGACAAGCAGGCAGGCCAGTAGAAAATCGTTTTACAAGAAGGTGAAATGTGAGCATACAGCGAGTCCTACAGGATTCATAACACCTAAGtgtaactgaagaaaaatgtggcCAAGGTAAAAAGTTTTTTCAAGCAAAAGATGTAGAATTTGGTGtacttttctctttgattttgaTTTGCAATATACGATGAAAGAATAATCTCTTCTTTGGTAAATTTTTGAAACAAACTGCACAAAGCATTGGAAAAAGTATTAGGTATTAAGAGCATTGTTGAAGTACGTATCTCAGTCataggaacaaaacaaaacgctGCTTTTGGAGAGCAATACATTcccatttgttttgttgtttgctgtCTTTATCAGCTGTGTACACTGGGTATGGGGAAAGATGTTTCCAGCAGGGATGGAGTAGGAGGaattaaatgtaaaagaaaGGGGAGCCCAAACCAGTAGTAATGTGTgggcaaaagaaaagcagcaaaaatgtgTCCCACAGAGTGCAAACACTCTTGTCTGCAGTGaataaaaaaattgttgttTCTTCCCTTCTAACATCGTGcactggatttttaaaatttttccttgtgtttaCTTGCTGGATTTCTCTAAAGCTGAGAATGTAGACTTCCAGCACAGGTACCGACGGTGCTGggaatttctgaaaattaatgttCTTTAAGTTGTAATGCTTTCCTGTAGGAAGAACTTCGAAGAAGGAGCAGTTGGAATTCACAGTTCTATTTCGGTTGCTTTTTTGGCTTTTGCATGTATGGCATGGAGTCACTGacttttttctctcagaatcTTAAGCATACCTTTCCTGTTCTATAAACTGAATATTAATCATCCCAACTGTAATTTTTACAGGTTttagggtttcttttttttctctatagcTCAAACAAGTACGAACTTTGAAAGTAAATCAGAAACTTCAGAAGTAAGGAGAGCTAAAATACACTCAAGATACAGCAGTCACCGGTGTTGGTGAAATCATTG comes from Meleagris gallopavo isolate NT-WF06-2002-E0010 breed Aviagen turkey brand Nicholas breeding stock chromosome 16, Turkey_5.1, whole genome shotgun sequence and encodes:
- the LOC100547387 gene encoding transmembrane protein 180-like isoform X1 yields the protein MNLPHHLTLEDYLTNYYNSFLYLEEEEAHAVGKMKLALEVHPNALAYSMTTLGAGMMNSIFNFYYVKLFLNQYRISEVAFHQAQVVFMIWNAINDPLFGYIQDNSQLPCCSRRQFSILYGAPLYALAFLLPWFPWRHYEEGDWLSGLHLIVALCAFDGLLTFVLLAQCALFAEISTRHESRLQLIKYNQVATLIGSTSVLFCGLISDNMENFAYFQAFAVLIAALATACMYYTGKYSTSQYEQRGIPAENADRGNGDRALSWSSVISLTKQIMTEKNFLFFVTMNFFQVFHLAFCNNFMMIFADNLIPQDVLSSSIRSIMYGAGFICPQCLVLLSHASLKKFGYYRIILFSFYFEGVAAAVMFVLGPGHYYLLAFYLTINMVIVQASFSLFNLPLADIVDADLIKHKRRSPLSSMVFGTNALFTKPAQSLAPMLVVTILNQFGYENLNNEVAQHDPR
- the LOC100547387 gene encoding transmembrane protein 180-like isoform X4, coding for MNLPHHLTLEDYLTNYYNSFLYLEEEEAHAVGKMKLALEVHPNALAYSMTTLGAGMMNSIFNFYYVKLFLNQYRISEVAFHQAQVVFMIWNAINDPLFGYIQDNSQLPCCSRRQFSILYGAPLYALAFLLPWFPWRHYEEGVAAAVMFVLGPGHYYLLAFYLTINMVIVQASFSLFNLPLADIVDADLIKHKRRSPLSSMVFGTNALFTKPAQSLAPMLVVTILNQFGYENLNNEVAQHDPR
- the LOC100547387 gene encoding transmembrane protein 180-like isoform X3; amino-acid sequence: MNLPHHLTLEDYLTNYYNSFLYLEEEEAHAVGKMKLALEVHPNALAYSMTTLGAGMMNSIFNFYYVKLFLNQYRISEVAFHQAQVVFMIWNAINDPLFGYIQDNSQLPCCSRRQFSILYGAPLYALAFLLPWFPWRHYEEGDWLSGLHLIVALCAFDGLLTFVLLAQCALFAEISTRHESRLQLIKYNQVATLIGSTSVLFCGLISDNMENFAYFQAFAVLIAALATACMYYTGKYSTSQYEQRGIPAENADRGNGDRALSWSSVISLTKQIMTEKNFLFFVTMNFFQVFHLAFCNNFMMIFADNLIPQDVLSSSIRSIMYGAGFICPQCLVLLSHASLKKFGYYRIILFSFYFEGVAAAVMFVLGPGHYYLLAFYLTINM
- the LOC100547387 gene encoding transmembrane protein 180-like isoform X2, whose product is MKLALEVHPNALAYSMTTLGAGMMNSIFNFYYVKLFLNQYRISEVAFHQAQVVFMIWNAINDPLFGYIQDNSQLPCCSRRQFSILYGAPLYALAFLLPWFPWRHYEEGDWLSGLHLIVALCAFDGLLTFVLLAQCALFAEISTRHESRLQLIKYNQVATLIGSTSVLFCGLISDNMENFAYFQAFAVLIAALATACMYYTGKYSTSQYEQRGIPAENADRGNGDRALSWSSVISLTKQIMTEKNFLFFVTMNFFQVFHLAFCNNFMMIFADNLIPQDVLSSSIRSIMYGAGFICPQCLVLLSHASLKKFGYYRIILFSFYFEGVAAAVMFVLGPGHYYLLAFYLTINMVIVQASFSLFNLPLADIVDADLIKHKRRSPLSSMVFGTNALFTKPAQSLAPMLVVTILNQFGYENLNNEVAQHDPR